In the Deltaproteobacteria bacterium genome, CGGCCGTTGAAGCGGCTCGAGCGGGGGAAGCCGGAGCCGGATTCGCGGTAGTGGCGGACTAGGTCAGAAATCTGGCCAAGCGGGCAGCCCAGGCAGCCAGGGACACGGCCGGCCTCCTCGATGGAACAGTGAAAAAGATCAAGGAAGGTTCCGACCTGGTAACCAGAACCAACGACGCGTTCTCCCGAGTATCCGAGAGTTCGTCCAGGGTCGGCGAACTGGTGGCCGAGATCGCAGCCGCCTCCAAAGAGCAGGCTCAGGGCATTGACCAGGTGAGCAAGGCCGTGGCTGAAATGGACAAGATCACCCAGCGGAATGCTTCCAACGCCGAGGAGAACGCAGGCGCCGCCAAGGAAATGAATGTTCAGGCCGATCAGATGGCGGGATACGTGGCGGAACTCATGTCCCTGGTCGGCGGAAGCGGCAGGCGATCGAGCAACGGTCATGGCGCGGTCGTTCAGCAAGGCCTGGCGGTTCGCAGGAATAAAACCCTTGCCGCCGCGTCCGGCAAACTCGGAAAAAGCACGGCGACCGTTCCCAAAGCGAAGGTACTCCATCCCGGGCCGATGATTCCGTTGGAGGATAAAGATCTCAACGACTTCTAAGGCCATGCGACGAACAGTATCCCAACGGTTCTGGAGCGAGGGGCAAGTTTAGCTTGCCCTTTCTTTTTCTCGCCGAAGAAGCCTGGATTGCCGATCGGCGATTTGGTAGTAATGGGGAATCGTGCAGGGATTGTTTCTGCGTCCGCGACCCCGACAACCGGTTCATCAATGACAAGCGTACAGGGCATTGTTACAAAAGAATCCATTCGACGTGCGAAGCGGTTCATGGATCCCACGATAGTGTGAATGCCCTATGCCGGCTCAGGTCGGCCAATAACGGTGAATATGCATGACAAACCATGCCCTTCCTTTCGATTCCATCTATCGGCACGGATTTGTACGTACGGCGGTCTGCGTGCCACGAGTGAAGATCGGCGCCCCGCTGTTCAACGCCGACCGGAGCATCGAACTGTCGCGGCGCGCGGCGGGTGAAGGCGCCGTGCTGGCGCTCTTTCCGGAACTCGGATTGTCCGCTTATTCCAACGAAGACCTGTTCCATCAAGACGGCCTGCTCGATGCGACCGAGGAGGCCATCGGCCGCATCGTAGCCGCAAGCAAAGAGATACCGGCTGCATTGCTGGTCGGCGCTCCCCTTCGATGGGAACAAAAACTGTTTAACTGCGCCCTGCTTATCCACCGCGGACAAGTCCTGGGCGCGATTCCAAAATGCTACCTGCCCAATTACCGCGAGTTTTACGAAAAACGTCAATTTACATCCGGATTCGCCGCGATATCGAGAGAAATTCGGCTGCTGGGCCGGACGGTTCCATTCGGAAGCGACTTGCTCTTTGTGGTCGAGGATATCCCTGACTTTGTGCTGCACGTCGAGATTTGCGAAGACCTCTGGGTGCCGATTCCACCTTCTTCCTATGCCGCCCTGGCGGGCGCGACGGTGCTGGCAAACCTTTCGGCGAGCAACATTACCATCGGCAAGGGGGCGTACCGCCACGATCTGGTCGCGGGGCAATCGGGCAAATGTATTTCCGCGTACCTTTATGCGGCAGCCGGTCACGGCGAGTCGACGACGGATCTGGCCTGGGACGGGCACGCGCTGATCTACGAGAACAGCCGGCTGCTGGCCGAATCGGAGCGCTTCAGCCCCAACGAGCAACTGATCGCCGCCGACATAGACCTGGATCGCCTTCGACAGGAGCGGATGCGGATGACCAGCTTTAACGATTCCGTGCGTTGTCACGCGGACCGGCTTATCCATATGCGGCGCGTACCCTTCCGGATCGGCGCTCCGAGCGGCAAGCTGGAATTGCGGCGCAATGTAGATCGCTTCCCCTACGTACCCGCCGATCCCGCCGAGTGGGACGAGCGGTGTTTTGAAGCCTACCATATTCAGGTTGCGTCCCTGGCCAAACGGCTGGAAGCAACGGGTATCCAGAAAGTGGTCATCGGCGTTTCCGGCGGTTTGGATTCCACCCAGGCCGTCATAGTCGCTTGCCGGTGCATGGATCGGCTCGGCCTGCCTCGAAAAAACGTCCTGGCGTACACCATGCCCGGATTCGCGACCAGTGAGCACACCCGGACGAACGCCTGGAAATTGATGGCAGCACTACGCGTTTCAGCGGAGGAGATCGATATCCGTCCGTCCTGCCGGCAAATGCTGGAAGATCTCCGGCACCCGTTCGCCAAAGGAGAGCCGGTGTATGACGTAACCTTCGAAAACGTGCAGGCCGGCGAGCGGACATCTCACCTGTTCCGGCTGGCAAACCAACACGGCGGCATTGTAATCGGGACCGGGGACCTTTCCGAGCTGGCCTTGGGATGGACGACCTATGGTGTTGGCGACCAGATGTCGCACTACAACGTCAACGCCTCGGTGCCCAAGACCCTGATCCGGCATTTAATCCGCTGGGTGATCCGGCGTGGGGAATTGCCGGAGGCCGAAGACATACTCGAGTCCATTGTACACACCGAGATTTCACCGGAATTGGTGCCGGGAGCGGACGATTCACAGGAAATGCCCGCGCAACGAACCGAAGAGACCATCGGACCCTATGAACTCCAGGACTTCTTCCTTTACTATGTCAGCCGATTCGGCTTCCGTCCCGGTAAGGTCGCCTTTCTCGCGCACCATGCCTGGGGAGATCGCGACCGAGGCGTGTGGCCGGTCGGCTTCCCGGACGAAGATCGCCACGAATATGACCTGCCGGCCATCAAGCAATGGTTTCGCGTATTCCTTCATAGGTTCTTTCAACTGAGCCAGTTCAAACGCTCGGCCCTGCCCAACGCGCCTAAAGTCGGTTCGGGCGGCTCCTTGTCGCCGCGCAGCGATTGGCGAGCCCCCAGCGATTCCGAAGCCACCGCCTGGCTGGATGAATTGGAACGCAACGTGCCGGCCGTGGTATAGAAGTACGGTTCTGTAATCATTCGCTGGGGGGAGAAGGCCGGGATGAGGGCATCTCTACCAAACATC is a window encoding:
- a CDS encoding NAD(+) synthase translates to MTNHALPFDSIYRHGFVRTAVCVPRVKIGAPLFNADRSIELSRRAAGEGAVLALFPELGLSAYSNEDLFHQDGLLDATEEAIGRIVAASKEIPAALLVGAPLRWEQKLFNCALLIHRGQVLGAIPKCYLPNYREFYEKRQFTSGFAAISREIRLLGRTVPFGSDLLFVVEDIPDFVLHVEICEDLWVPIPPSSYAALAGATVLANLSASNITIGKGAYRHDLVAGQSGKCISAYLYAAAGHGESTTDLAWDGHALIYENSRLLAESERFSPNEQLIAADIDLDRLRQERMRMTSFNDSVRCHADRLIHMRRVPFRIGAPSGKLELRRNVDRFPYVPADPAEWDERCFEAYHIQVASLAKRLEATGIQKVVIGVSGGLDSTQAVIVACRCMDRLGLPRKNVLAYTMPGFATSEHTRTNAWKLMAALRVSAEEIDIRPSCRQMLEDLRHPFAKGEPVYDVTFENVQAGERTSHLFRLANQHGGIVIGTGDLSELALGWTTYGVGDQMSHYNVNASVPKTLIRHLIRWVIRRGELPEAEDILESIVHTEISPELVPGADDSQEMPAQRTEETIGPYELQDFFLYYVSRFGFRPGKVAFLAHHAWGDRDRGVWPVGFPDEDRHEYDLPAIKQWFRVFLHRFFQLSQFKRSALPNAPKVGSGGSLSPRSDWRAPSDSEATAWLDELERNVPAVV